A segment of the Sphingobacterium oryzagri genome:
CCTGCGTCAGGCAGCAAAAAAAAACGCAGACCATAAGCCTGCGTTTTTCTATATGCGGTAAAAAACGTTTAGAATCTGACGCCTTTTAATTTCGCGATAGAGAAAATCCGTATCGCGTTACCTTCTTTGGTTATCAATCGCTCATCCTTAAAGTCAGCAAGCATGCGGCTTATGGTTTCGTTTGCTGTACCTGCAAGCGCAGCAAGATCATCGCGCGAGATGCGAATCACGACCTCGTCGTCACCCTCCACAGCCACCGTCTTCTCTGCAACGTTAACCAATGCGTTTGCCACCCGCTTTCTAACCGTATCATAAGCAAAGCCCAGCATTTGTTCTTCTTTTTCGCGAACGTTGCCCGAGAGCAGCTTAATAAATTTGCTGGCGATCATCGGTTTGTTATAAAGAAGCTCGAAAAAACGCTCTTTCGGAATCAACGCAATTTCAGAATCTTCCAAAGAAGCCGCGTTGTCACTATATTTTTCATTTAAAAGTACCGTTTCATATCCAAAAAACGTGTCGTGGATATGGATATCGGTAGATAACTCACGACCATCCTGGTAAAATAAGAAGCTGCGCACCTTTCCCTTGATCAGAAAATACACGAAAATAGGCGAATCTCCGGCTTCATATATCGACTGTTTCTTCTTGAAAACCTTAATACGCGAGTCTTTAACCAAGTCTTGCAAAAGATAGTTTTGCTCTTCTTCACTGAGATGCAGACTACCTCTAGAACTGGAATGTCCGACCAACTTTTCGCGCTTACGAAACCGACTTTCGATGGCATTCAAAAGCTCGATATCGTCAAACGGCTTGGTTAGGTAATCATCTGCTCCCATTTCCATGGCTTTGCGCAAGTCAGCTCTTTCGGATTTTGCGGTTAAAAACACAAAAGGAATATCCGCCGTCAGCTCATTTTTACTGAGCATGTACAACACCCCATAACCGTCCAGTTCGGGCATCATGATATCACACAAGATAAGATCCGGTTTGTTTTTAATCGCCAGATCGACACCGACTTTACCATCGGCGGCTGTCAAAATTTCGTAATCACCCGTAAGCGAAAGCACCTCTGCCGTACCCTCACGAATCTCGAAATTATCTTCAATAATCAATATTTTCTTTGCCATTTTATCATACTATTGATCGAAAGTCATCTTGAATAGCGCACCTTCGTTTATCGCCGAACGATATTCCATCAAGCCCCCCATCAATTCTACATACCGCTTCACAATATTTAACCCCAAACCAGTTCCCGGAATATTCCCCGTATTGTGCGCTCTAAAGAACGGTTCGAATAAATTCTTTTGGTCTTCTACCGGAATACCAATACCATTATCGCGAATACAAATTACGCAGGTATCATCTTTAATCTCTGTCGAGAACTCAATAAAGGTGTCTTCGCCAGAGTATTTAATTGCATTAGACACCAAATTGATTATACTGCTCTTGATGAGATGGCTATCCAGGTAAAACATCCCCACATCACCGGTATGCTGATACACGATATGTTGGTTTTTTTTACAGATCATTTGCATCTCCTCCGTAATTTCCTCCGCGAGTTGCACCAAGTTGATATCCGATTTGTTGACCAATACTTTTCCAGCTTCCAACTTTTCCAGCGAAAGGAAATCGTTCAGAATGTTATTTAATAATTGCACCGAGCCACGAATGCGGTTGGTGTGCTTGATTACATTTTGAAAGTCGGGTCTTTCCACGTACTTCTCAATCAAGGAAGCCGAAAGTTGTACCGAACTGAGCGGTGTACGAAACTCGTGCGAAGCCATCGACACAAAACGCGATTTCATCTGGTTGAGTTCTTTCTCCTTTTCGAGCGACAAACTCACATCCGACTTTGCCTTTTCCAATTCGGATACCAGTTTAATCAAATCTTTTGTGCGCTCACGCACTTTCTCTTCCAGCTCTATTGCATGTTTACGCAGTTCATCTTCTGCAGCACGCTCTTTGGTCAGATCGTGGATAAAACCGGTAAATATGTTTTTGCTTTTGTAATGCACCTCACTGACAGCCAGGCGGAAAGGAAAAGTCGTGCCATCTTTTTTTAAGCCTTTAACCTCCCGTCCGATGCCAATAATTTTCTTAACACCAGTTTCCTGGTAATTTTCGATGTAGCCGTCATGCCGCCCACGATCAGGCTCGGGCATCAGCAACGAAATATTATTGCCGATCACTTCCGAAGGTTCATAGCCAAATAAAGCCGAAGCAGCAGGGTTTATAGACTCTACTGTGCCACGGCTATCAATGGTAATGATACCATCGATGGCATTATCAATAATCGCCTCGAGCAGCTTGACGGAATCGATCATGTTACTTCACCAATTTTTTATACTTAATACGCTTCGGCGCGATATCGCCTAAACGCTTTTTACGGTTTTCTTCGTATTCGCTGTAATTTCCTTCAAAAAAGTAAACCTGCGAATCGCCTTCAAACGCGAGGATATGTGTACAAATTCTATCTAAAAACCAACGATCGTGGGAAATAACAACGGCACAGCCGCCAAAATTTTCCAATCCTTCTTCTAAAGCACGTAAAGTGTTTACGTCAATATCATTTGTTGGCTCATCCAGCAACAACACGTTAGACGATTTCTTCAACGTAATGGCCAAATGCACACGGTTACGCTCACCACCAGACAGGTTACCAACTTTCTTTTGCTGATCGGCGCCATTAAAGTTAAATTTAGAAACATATGCCCGCGAGTTTATCGGCCGGTTGCCCAATAAAATATTATCGTTGCCTTCTGTAATGTTTTCCCACACGGATTTCTCCGGATCCAGATCATCATGGTTTTGATCCACATAGCCTAGCGCTACGGTTTCG
Coding sequences within it:
- a CDS encoding PAS domain-containing sensor histidine kinase, producing the protein MDSVKLLEAIIDNAIDGIITIDSRGTVESINPAASALFGYEPSEVIGNNISLLMPEPDRGRHDGYIENYQETGVKKIIGIGREVKGLKKDGTTFPFRLAVSEVHYKSKNIFTGFIHDLTKERAAEDELRKHAIELEEKVRERTKDLIKLVSELEKAKSDVSLSLEKEKELNQMKSRFVSMASHEFRTPLSSVQLSASLIEKYVERPDFQNVIKHTNRIRGSVQLLNNILNDFLSLEKLEAGKVLVNKSDINLVQLAEEITEEMQMICKKNQHIVYQHTGDVGMFYLDSHLIKSSIINLVSNAIKYSGEDTFIEFSTEIKDDTCVICIRDNGIGIPVEDQKNLFEPFFRAHNTGNIPGTGLGLNIVKRYVELMGGLMEYRSAINEGALFKMTFDQ
- a CDS encoding response regulator, whose amino-acid sequence is MAKKILIIEDNFEIREGTAEVLSLTGDYEILTAADGKVGVDLAIKNKPDLILCDIMMPELDGYGVLYMLSKNELTADIPFVFLTAKSERADLRKAMEMGADDYLTKPFDDIELLNAIESRFRKREKLVGHSSSRGSLHLSEEEQNYLLQDLVKDSRIKVFKKKQSIYEAGDSPIFVYFLIKGKVRSFLFYQDGRELSTDIHIHDTFFGYETVLLNEKYSDNAASLEDSEIALIPKERFFELLYNKPMIASKFIKLLSGNVREKEEQMLGFAYDTVRKRVANALVNVAEKTVAVEGDDEVVIRISRDDLAALAGTANETISRMLADFKDERLITKEGNAIRIFSIAKLKGVRF